TTGCAGGGGGCCAACCGCAGTCGGCTTGATAATAGCAGTAGTGACTTACTGGGCGCCGGGCTCGGAAGTGCCGGCATCGCGGCGCTCGGGCAGCGAGAGATTCCGCCAGCCCTCGGGCGCCTCGGGAACGCGCCCTTCCCAAGCCTCGAGCTGGCTCACGGCCCAGTCGCGCAATTGCTCGAAGGTGGGCCGCAGTTCTGCATTCTGCCATGCCTGCAGCTGCGCCAGCGGCGTCAGGCTGATCAGGATGGTGGCTACCACCAGTATGGCCGCTCCGCGGGCGACACCGAAACAGGCGCCGGCGACACGGTTGAAGAAGCCCATGCCGACCCACTCCACGGCGGCATGAACCATGCGGATGACGATGCCGCACAGCAGTACCACGCCAAGGATCACCAGCACGAAGGCCAGCACCAGCCGGCCGTCGGGGTTGTCGATCAGTCCCGAAAGCAGATCGGCCACCGGCTCGGCCAGCAGTCGAGCGGCCAACAGGGCGATGATCCACGCCGCCAGGCCCAGTCCCTCACGAACCAGACCGCGCATGAAACCGGCCAGGGTCGAGACGGCCAGAACGGCGAGAAAGCCCCAGTCGATCCAGGTCAACATCATGCGTTCAGTCTCTCACACGGACCAGCAAACCCTGCAGGTTGACCTGCTCCTTGATGGCACTCATGGCGCGTTCGCCGGAATCCGAGGATTCGAAGGGCCCCACGTAGACCGTGGTCATGCCGTTCTCGCGCCGCCGGCTGTAGACGGGGAACCCCTGCTCCTGCAGCTGCGTCTGGAGGCGCTCGGCGTTGCCCGACTCGCCAAAGCTGCCCACCTGCACGGCCCACTCGCCCTCCGACGAGGCGCTCACGGAGTCCTGGCGTTCGGGTTCGGGATTCGCGGCAGTGGAGCGCTCGCCCTCCAGGCGTTCGGAGGCAGCCCGGGCCAGGTCGGCAATCGGATCCTGCCGAGGCGCCTCGGATGGCGGCGAGGCCTGCTCCGCAGCGCCGTTCGTCTCGCCCTGCTGCAAGGCCACGGCCGGTTCCGCCTCGACCCGTGCCGTATCGTCGGGCTCGGGCTCGACGTCTTGCAGTGGCGGCTGCGGTTCCACCAGCGAGGGATTCGTCTCGGGGGTGCGGATCTGCCCCAGGCTCGTCGGCGGCTGCGGGTCGGGCACGTTGCGCCGCTCCACCGGGACCGGCTGCTCGATGGTCAGCATCGGCTGGGGACGCTCGTCGCGGGGGGCCGGCTCATCGAACAGCATCGGCACGAAAATCACCGCCAGGGCAATCAGGATGATCGCACCGCTGATTCGTTCGCGCATTCCGTACTTCATCATCCCTCCTGCCCGGCTAAGCTGCCTGTGCCTGCTTCCACGCCAGTATGGCCGCTACCGTGAAGAAGGAGCCGCACACCAGCACGCGATCGTCGGGCGCCAGCCGCCCGGCCAGCCATGCCGCACCATCCTCGGGCGTCGGGGCCTGGTATGCGACATGTCCCGCTTGCCCCGCGATGCGCTCCGCCAGGTCCGCGGCGGTGCGTGCCCGCTCACCGGCCAGGGTCACGGCCACCCAGCCATCCGCCACGCCGGCGAGCGCGGCGACGACGCCATCGGCGTCCTTGTCACCCAGCATGCCGAGCAGCACCCAGGTTCGCCCGCGGCACGGCCGCTCTGCGAGACGGCCCGCCAGGTAGGCGGCAGCGTGCGGGTTGTGGCCCACGTCCAGGCACCACTGGCCCATCCACTGCATGCGGCCGGGCACCTGCAGGTCGCGCAGGGCCAGCCGGCAACTCACTTCGTCGAGCGCAATGCCGGCCGCGACCAAGGCCTGCAGCGCCGTCGCCGCATTGTCCAGCGGCAGCCCCGGGTCAGGCAAGTCCTCCACGCTTGGCGAGGCGTGATCGCCAACGGCTCCCTGCCAGCCGAAGCGGCCGACGGCACCGGGCGTCCAGCGAAACTCCTGCCCCAGCGCCAGGACCGGGGCGCCGCAAGCCTCGGCGCACTGGCGAACGCTGTCGGGGAGCTCGCTGCTGCCTAGGACGACGGGATGTCCGCCACGCATGATGCCGGCTTTCTCACGGCCGATTGCGTCGAGGTCGGTGCCGAGAAAGGCGGCATGGTCGAGGGCGATGGTGGTGATGACGGCGACGTCGGCATCGATCACGTTGACCGCATCGAGCCTGCCTCCCAGCCCGACCTCGAGAATGGCGAGGTCGGGGCGGCGGCGGGCAATGGCCCACAGCGCCGCCAGGGTCCCGGCCTCGAAGTAGGTCAGGCTGACAGGATCGTCGGCCAGGCGCGCCGTTTCCACGGCTTCGAAGCCGGAAATGAGCGTGACATCGTCCGCCTCGGCGCCATCGAGCCGCAGCCTTTCGTTGTAGCGCAGCAGGTGCGGCGAGGTGTAGGCGGCGGTGGTGAGGCCATGCGCCCTGGCCAGTGCCTCGATCATGGCGACGGTCGACCCCTTGCCGTTGGTGCCGGCGACGGTGATCACCCGCGTCGCCAGGCGCTGCTCCAGCAGTCCCATGCGGCGGGCCACCTCGGCCACTCGCTCGAGGCCGAGGTCGATGCCCACCGGGTGGATCCGCTCGAGGTAATCAAGCCAGGCGTCCAGCGTACGGGGTGACGGAGAGGTCATCACGGGCGATCAGCGCGGCGCATCGGAGCGATCGGCATCCGCGGAGGACGCCGATGGCGAAGCCTCTTCCGGTGCCTCGGGTTCGAAGGCGTCAATGACCTCGCCCTCCTCCGCCGCCGCACGCTCGGCCTCGTCGACCAGGTCCGGTTCCAGGGGCCCGGGAAGCTCCAGGCCCTGCGGAGGCTGGTGGGTGAGCTTGCGCAGCACGGCACCGAGACGGGCACGCATCTCGCTGCGGGTGACGATCATGTCCACCGTGCCATGCTCGAGCAGGAACTCGCTGCGCTGGAAGCCCTCCGGCAATTTCTCGCGCACGGTCTGCTCGATCACCCGCGGCCCGGCGAAGCCGATCAGCGCGTTGGGCTCGGCCACGTTGAGATCGCCGAGCATGGCCAATGATGCCGAGACGCCGCCGAACACCGGGTCGGTCAGCACCGAGATGTAGGGCACGCCGGCCACGCGCAGGCGTTCCAGCGCCGCCGAGGTCTTGGCCATCTGCATCAGCGAGAACAGCGCTTCCTGCATGCGCGCCCCGCCCGAAGCGGAGAAGCAGACGAAGGGAATGCGCTGCTCGAGCGCCAGGGTCGCGGCACGCACGAACTTCTCGCCCACCACGGCCCCCATGGAACCGCCCATGAAGGTGAACTCGAAGGCCACCACGACCACCGGCAGGCCGTCCAGGGTGCCACGCATGGCGACCAGCGCGTCCTTCTCGCCGGTCTCCTTCTGCGCCGCACCGAGGCGGTCCTTGTATTTCTTGGAGTCGCGGAACTTGAGGCGGTCCACCGGCTCCAGGTCGGCCGAAATCTCCTCCCGCCCCTCCTTGTCGAGGAACCAGTCGAGCCGCTTGCGCGCCGTCAGCCGCAGGTGGTGGTCGCACTTGGGGCAGACGTTGTGATGCTTTTCCAGTTCGGGAAGATAGAGTACCGCCTCGCATTTCGGGCACTTGCGCCACAGGCCGTCGGGCACGCTGGCCCGCCGGTCCTTGCGCTGAATCCGCCCCATCGAGGGAACAATCTTGTCGAGCCAGCTCATGTCAGAAAGGCTTCCGTATGCTGTTGCGCCCGGCTGTACCGGGCGTCATGAATCGAATCTCGGGCAAGGGCAAGCTCAGCGAGCGGGCAGCGCATCCAGGGCGCGGCGCATCTCCCCGAGTACCGCCTGGAGCTCGCCGGCAATCGCTTCGGGCCGCTCGGCGTTGTCGGCAATGCGACTGACCAGGGCGCTGCCGACGATGACGCCATCGGCGACCTTGCCGACCTCGGCGGCCGAGGCGCCGTCGCGGATGCCGAAGCCGACGCACAGCGGCAGCTCGGTCAGTTCACGCAGTGGCGCCAGGTGCTCGGCCACGTCCTCGGCATTGAGCGTGGCCGCCCCGGTCACGCCCTTGAGCGCGACATAGTAGAGGTAGCCCTCGCCATGGGCGCATATTGTAGCGGCCCGCTCCCGCGAAGTGGTAGGGGCAACGAGAAAGATAGAGGCCAGGCCGTGCTGCTTGAGCAGCGGGCCGAACTCGTCGGCCTCTTCGGGGGGCATGTCCACGGTCAGCACGCCGTCGATGCCGGCGGCCGCGGCCTGCTCGGCGAAGGCTTCGAGACCGATGCGCTCGACGGGGTTGAGATAGCCCATCAGCACGATCGGGGTCTGCTCGTCACGCTGGCGGAATTCGCGCACCATCTCGAACAGATGGGTGAGCCGTACGCCGTGCTCGAGGGCACGCTCACAGGCCTTCTGAATCACTGGCCCATCGGCCATGGGGTCGGAGAACGGCACTCCCAGCTCGAGCACGTCGGCGCCCGCCTCCACCATGGCATGCATGAACCCAACGGTATGCTGCGGCGCGGGGTCGCCGGCGGTGATGTAGGGGATCAGCGCGCGGCGCCCCTGGGCCTTGAGCTCGGCAAAGCGTCTGTCGATTCGATTCATCATCAGAACTCCAGCCCGTCGATCTTGGCGACCGTCATGATGTCCTTGTCGCCGCGGCCGGAAAGGTTGACCACGATGTTTTGATCGGGTCGCAGGGTCGGCGCCAGCACCTTGGCATACGCCAGGGCATGGGCCGACTCCAGCGCCGGCATGATGCCTTCCACCCGGGTCAGCTCGCGGAACGCCTCGAGCACGGCGTCGTCGTTGGCCGCCACGTACTGCACACGGCCCACATCCTTCCACAGCGCATGCTCGGGGCCCACGCCCGGATAGTCGAGACCCGCCGAGATCGAATGCGTGTCCGAGACCTGGCCGCCCTCGTCGGACATCAAGTAGGTACGGTTGCCGTGCAACACGCCGCGCGGCGCGTTGGACGCCAGCGGGGCGGCATGGCGCCCGGTGTCAACGCCGTCGCCTCCTGCCTCGACGCCGTACATGGCGACCTCATCATCTTCGACGAAGGGGTAGAACAGGCCCATGGCGTTGGAGCCGCCCCCTACGCAGGCGATCAGCGCATCGGGCAATTTGCCGAACTCTTCCAGCGACTGGCGGCGCGCCTCGCGGCCGACCACGGCGTTGAAGTCGCGCACCAGCATGGGATAGGGGTGCGGCCCGGCCACGGTGCCGATGATGTAGAAGGTGTCGTCGACGTTGGTCACCCAGTCGCGCAGCGCCTCGTTCATGGCATCCTTGAGTGTGCGGGTGCCGGACTCCACCGGGATCACGTTGGCCCCGAGCAGGCGCATGCGGTAGACGTTGAGCTTCTGGCGCTGAACGTCCTCGGCACCCATGTAGACCTCGCACTTCAGCCCCAGGCGCGCCGCGACGGTGGCCGTGGCCACGCCGTGCTGGCCGGCGCCGGTCTCGGCGATCACCCGCGGCTTGCCGCTCATCTTGGCCAGCAGCGCCTGGCCGATGGTGTTGTTCACCTTGTGCGCGCC
This portion of the Billgrantia sulfidoxydans genome encodes:
- the folC gene encoding bifunctional tetrahydrofolate synthase/dihydrofolate synthase gives rise to the protein MTSPSPRTLDAWLDYLERIHPVGIDLGLERVAEVARRMGLLEQRLATRVITVAGTNGKGSTVAMIEALARAHGLTTAAYTSPHLLRYNERLRLDGAEADDVTLISGFEAVETARLADDPVSLTYFEAGTLAALWAIARRRPDLAILEVGLGGRLDAVNVIDADVAVITTIALDHAAFLGTDLDAIGREKAGIMRGGHPVVLGSSELPDSVRQCAEACGAPVLALGQEFRWTPGAVGRFGWQGAVGDHASPSVEDLPDPGLPLDNAATALQALVAAGIALDEVSCRLALRDLQVPGRMQWMGQWCLDVGHNPHAAAYLAGRLAERPCRGRTWVLLGMLGDKDADGVVAALAGVADGWVAVTLAGERARTAADLAERIAGQAGHVAYQAPTPEDGAAWLAGRLAPDDRVLVCGSFFTVAAILAWKQAQAA
- the accD gene encoding acetyl-CoA carboxylase, carboxyltransferase subunit beta; this encodes MSWLDKIVPSMGRIQRKDRRASVPDGLWRKCPKCEAVLYLPELEKHHNVCPKCDHHLRLTARKRLDWFLDKEGREEISADLEPVDRLKFRDSKKYKDRLGAAQKETGEKDALVAMRGTLDGLPVVVVAFEFTFMGGSMGAVVGEKFVRAATLALEQRIPFVCFSASGGARMQEALFSLMQMAKTSAALERLRVAGVPYISVLTDPVFGGVSASLAMLGDLNVAEPNALIGFAGPRVIEQTVREKLPEGFQRSEFLLEHGTVDMIVTRSEMRARLGAVLRKLTHQPPQGLELPGPLEPDLVDEAERAAAEEGEVIDAFEPEAPEEASPSASSADADRSDAPR
- a CDS encoding CvpA family protein, with the translated sequence MMLTWIDWGFLAVLAVSTLAGFMRGLVREGLGLAAWIIALLAARLLAEPVADLLSGLIDNPDGRLVLAFVLVILGVVLLCGIVIRMVHAAVEWVGMGFFNRVAGACFGVARGAAILVVATILISLTPLAQLQAWQNAELRPTFEQLRDWAVSQLEAWEGRVPEAPEGWRNLSLPERRDAGTSEPGAQ
- the trpB gene encoding tryptophan synthase subunit beta; protein product: MSKFSDLTRLPDARGHFGPYGGRFVSETLSFALDDLEKTYLRLRDDPDFQAEFDYDLAHYVGRPSPLYHAERWSQQLGGARIWLKREDLNHTGAHKVNNTIGQALLAKMSGKPRVIAETGAGQHGVATATVAARLGLKCEVYMGAEDVQRQKLNVYRMRLLGANVIPVESGTRTLKDAMNEALRDWVTNVDDTFYIIGTVAGPHPYPMLVRDFNAVVGREARRQSLEEFGKLPDALIACVGGGSNAMGLFYPFVEDDEVAMYGVEAGGDGVDTGRHAAPLASNAPRGVLHGNRTYLMSDEGGQVSDTHSISAGLDYPGVGPEHALWKDVGRVQYVAANDDAVLEAFRELTRVEGIMPALESAHALAYAKVLAPTLRPDQNIVVNLSGRGDKDIMTVAKIDGLEF
- the trpA gene encoding tryptophan synthase subunit alpha — translated: MNRIDRRFAELKAQGRRALIPYITAGDPAPQHTVGFMHAMVEAGADVLELGVPFSDPMADGPVIQKACERALEHGVRLTHLFEMVREFRQRDEQTPIVLMGYLNPVERIGLEAFAEQAAAAGIDGVLTVDMPPEEADEFGPLLKQHGLASIFLVAPTTSRERAATICAHGEGYLYYVALKGVTGAATLNAEDVAEHLAPLRELTELPLCVGFGIRDGASAAEVGKVADGVIVGSALVSRIADNAERPEAIAGELQAVLGEMRRALDALPAR
- a CDS encoding SPOR domain-containing protein, with product MKYGMRERISGAIILIALAVIFVPMLFDEPAPRDERPQPMLTIEQPVPVERRNVPDPQPPTSLGQIRTPETNPSLVEPQPPLQDVEPEPDDTARVEAEPAVALQQGETNGAAEQASPPSEAPRQDPIADLARAASERLEGERSTAANPEPERQDSVSASSEGEWAVQVGSFGESGNAERLQTQLQEQGFPVYSRRRENGMTTVYVGPFESSDSGERAMSAIKEQVNLQGLLVRVRD